Below is a genomic region from Pseudomonas frederiksbergensis.
AATGCACGCCGATGCTGTTTGAAAATCCAGCCGCTCCATTGCCGCGTCCAACTCCTTGGCCAGATCGTGACCGAGCTGTAATAGAAGCGACGACCGCAAAGCGCTGTAGAGCTCACAGGCATCCAAACTCTGTTGCTGGAGCAGTAGGTAAAACTCAGTTATTTGGGATGGATCCCAGTTCGCAGAAGCATCCTCATTCGTTTCAGATACTCCCTGTTGTGCGATCCATTGTTTCGCAGCCGACAGCGTTTCCTCCAGATCCAGCGTGATCACATCAAACAATGCGGCGGCGCGCGTCCTATCGTTATCGTTAATGGCCAATTCGATTTGTAGAGATGTTTCTGCAAAACGCCTGGCGCCTAACGTACCGAGGGTTCCCCGCAGTGTGTGGAACAGGCTCGCCGCATCGCGGCTCCGCCCTTCTTGCCATGCGATACGCGCTTTAGTGATGGGAGCGACGCCGTCCTCTACAGTTCTTTTGATCAATGTAATGAGGGTGTCAAAATAGGTTTTGTCGTTCTTGGCGACGGCGAGTAACGGCCCAACATCGAATGCCGAAAGGTCGTCAATCGAAGGTGCTAAAGTCGTTGTTTTTGGCGTCTTTGATGTCTGAGTGGTAGTCGGCACATTCTGGCGGATGGTGCTCAGCATCTGCTTGACGTCAATGGGTTTGGCGATAAAACCATCCATACCAGCGGTTACACACTGCTCACGCTCAGACTCAAATACCCCCGCAGTCATGGCTAATATCGGCACTGTCAGTTGCAACTCATTGCGGATAACTCGGGTGGCGGAAAAACCATCCATGACTGGCATTTGCACATCCATTAGCACTACTTGATAACGCTGCGGATCGGCACGCAATCTATCGACCGCTTGCTGACCATCGCCGGCGACCTCCACAATCGCGCCAGCGTGTTCCAGTATTTTCGTTGCCACGAACTGATTCAGGACATTGTCTTCCACCAGCAACAGGAGGACGCCATCCAATGGCAGACTTGAAGATAAGTTCTCGCTTTTGAATTGGACGGACACTTGGGGATCTATTCGCGCTGCCAGCGCTTCATGCAGCGTATCGAACAGATTTGAACTGGTAATGGGCTTGATCAAAACTGCATCGATCTCCGCCGACGAAGGCTCTTGCATGAGCTTACCCTGATCAAACGCATTGACCATGATGATAATCGGCTGCGTATACGCAGGTAGTATCCTCCGGATCTCCTGCATGGTTTCCAGCCCATTCAAGCCCGGCATCTGCCAATCTACTATCACCGCGTCATAGCGTTCACCACGCTGTTCAAGCACGCGCACCTGCTCTACCGCCTGCTTGCCAGACTCCACCCCATCGGCTTGCCAGTTCCAGCCAAAAATCGTTTTGCACAAATACTCACGACTGGTCACGTTGTCATCGACAACCAAAATGCGTAAGTGCCCCAAGGTGTTTTGTGGTTGTTGTCTGTGTTCAATGGAGCTGTTTTGCCGAAGCGGAATAGTCACCTGGAACTCACTGCCGACGCCGACGGAACTCTCCATCTTGATGGTTCCCGCCATTAGGGAAACCAAACGCTTCGAAATAGCCAGCCCAAGGCCAGTGCCGCCAAAGCGACGGGTGATCGAGGTATCTGCCTGGGAAAATGGTGAAAATAAACGCGCTTGTTGTTCGTTCGTCAGACCAATGCCGGTATCACGCACCCGGAAGCACACGTTGACGATGCCCTCTTCGCTCCCCACCTGCTGCACGAGTACAACAACTTCCCCATGTTCAGTGAACTTAATAGCGTTACCCACCAGGTTGACCAGCACTTGCTGTAACCGCAGTGCATCACCGATAAAAGCTTGCGGTACATCCGGCTCGACGCCGATCACCAGCTCCAAATCCTTGTTGACGGCATTGATGGACATAATGGTTGCCAGCGCGTTGAGTACATCGCACAACTGGAAGGGAACGGGGACAATCTCTAAGTGACCGGCCTCAATTTTGGAAAAGTCCAGGATGTCATCCAACATTTCAAGCAAGGACTCCCCTGCACCTCGCAGCATTTGTAGGTATTTATTTTGCTCGGTGGATAAAGACGTATTGGCCAGAAGGTGCGTTATGCCCAACACGGCATTCATCGGCGTGCGAATTTCATGACTCATATTGGCAACAAACTCACTCTTCGCTTGACTGGCGACTTCGGCACGATCCTTGGCGATCAGTAACTGGTCAGTACGCTCAGCGACCTGCTGCTCTAAATTGGCGTTCAGCGAGAGAATCCGAGATTCGTTGGCCTTTTCTTGGCTGATATCACGAATTGTTTGTGCAATGGCTGTCACTTTACCGTCAGCCTCACGGACGGGTGAAACAGCGATAGAGACGTCCACGGTCGTGCCATCGCGTCGGCGTCGGGTTGTAGCGAAATGGGAGACTGCTTCTCCGCGCTCAATGGCTGCCGTCAGGCGCATCTGTTCCGCTAACAATTCCGGCGAGCCAATCAACTCGGCTAAGGAGCGGCCTACTGCCTCGCCTTCACTGTAGCCAAACATGCGCTCTGAGGCCTCGTTCCAGCTGAGCACAAAGCCTTGTGGTGTTGTACCAACGATGGCATCACTAGAGTTGGCGACAATGGCAGCACGGCGTCTCTGCTCCATCATTACTTGCAACTGACGTCGCGTACTGAGCCCATACAGGTAAAGAAAGCCGGCAGCGATGCCGGAAATGACCAGCATCGTAAACAGGGTTATCTGCCTCGAACTGGCCACACTTTCGATGACCGCTGTATCACTGACAGCCGCAAAGACTGTCAGGTGGCGCTCCGCCCCCTCACCGCTCAGTACCTCGTCATGCTGTACCGTATGCAGCAAGTTTCCCGTTGGGCTTCTCCAATTCCGGACTGGGCCTTCCTCTGCCGAAGCAGACGGGCTCACCGCCTTAAATTCATCTTCCCATCGATAGCGCTTACCCAGATCAAAACCAAAGGCGCGACCTGAATCAGGGTGCAGCAGAAAGTCCCCGTCCTGATTGATGATGTAAGCAGAATAGTTATCAGGCAACCGCTCTCCCACTTGGGGCAATACGGCGTTGCTGTCGATAGTGAGTACCACGATACCGAATAGGCTACCGTCGTCTGCATAAATAGGGGTTGCCACCCGTACCGTTGGGACAATGGGCTGCTCCACCTTGCCCCGCTCACGATTGAGGCTGAACTCGGAGGTATAAACCTGCCCTTGGCGCAGTTTACGGGTGGCTTGGAAATAATCGCTGTCGCCCTTGAACTGTAACTGGTCGGATGGTGTGACCTGCACAGCACCCGCTTTACGCTCAACCAGCATCAACTCCTTGCCATTATTCGCAACGCCAATCAGCCTGGCCTGCAAGTAGTGTGAGTTGGTTTCGAGGTAGGCGCTGTAGAGTTGTTCGAGCCGGTGTTTCCAAGCCTCGTAGCGGTCGCTCTCCTTGGCGTCAATAGCTCCGGCAAGGGAAGCACGAGCCATTCCCGACGCCGCAGAAACCTTGGATAGAAACAAAACATCGTTGTGCACGTCGGCAATCCGCTGTTGCAACTGCCCAAAGCGCACGTTGGCAATTCTGACCAGTTCTGCATCAAGTTCCGAGGTGGCTTTTTGCCGAGTCCAGTAGTCAGAGACCAGTACCACCAACGTGGTTGTCAGGCATAACACAAGCAGAAGGCAAGGCCATACAAACCACGCGCTTGCAAAAAAATGGGACGTTCTCTTCTCGGTCTGCAAGCTGATGCTCCTTGGTTAACCATCAAGCAAAGCACTCTCTAGGTGTCTCTCTACGCTCCCTCACTGGATACCCAAGGGGCCATTGCGCTAAGCCCGCCCCGTATAGAATGTAGTTCAGTCCGGTACGAAGCTATGGCCGCTGACGGCTACACGCCAGCGTTTTCGAATCACTTAGGCGTACCCATCACCGCACGATTTCGCCCAGTTGACTTTGCTTGGTATAGCGCCTGGTCCGCTGCGGCTATCAGTTGCTGCATAGAATCGCTCTGATTAGGCACAATGCAGGCTAAACCGGCACTGATCGTAACGCTGCTGGCGGTTGCTGAAGACTGATGTTCGAGGTTTAAACTACGAACCTGTTTACAGATCCATTCCCCGTGCTTTTGTAGATCATCTGTTCCCGTGTGCGGCAGGATGACCACGAACTCTTCACCGCCATAGCGTGCGACGACTTCACCAGGTCGTCTCGTGGTAGCGCCAATGGCAGCCGATACACGCTTCAAACACTCATCGCCACCCTGGTGACCATAATGATCGTTGTAAGCCTTGAAGTGATCAATATCGATAAGTATTAGGCCTAAAGGCATTTTCTGCCGTCGGTGCCGCTCGAACTCCACTGCAAGTGCTTCATCAAAAAAACGTCGATTGTATAGCCCCGTTAGACCATCCCGATTCGCCAGTTGAAGCAATAATTGATTGTGCTGCTGCAGTCGAAGATGCGTCTGAACGCGTGCGCGCACGACCGGAGGATTGAATGGTTTAGTGATGTAATCCACTGCACCAGAAGCCAAGGCTGCGACTTCACTGTCCACCCCCGTATGTGCCGTTATAACAATGACAGCACAGCCAGAGGTGCTTGGGTCTCCTTTCAGCGCCGCGCAGACTTCATAGCCACTCATCCCTGGCATTTCCACATCGAGCAGGATCAGTTGCGGCTGTCGCTCTTGGGCCAAACGTATTCCGGTTTCGCCGCTGGTGGCGAACAGTATCTGGCCTTGATCTTTGAGCATGCCGCTCAATAGACGAATCGTATCGACGCTGTCGTCAACAATGAGTATCAGGTTCTGCTCGGCAAGAAGATCTGACATCGACTCATCCCTATCGTGATCATCGTTTGCCGTAATGGCGTCACCCCCCATCCCACAAGCAGATTGAGTGCCATGTGCCATCAACACCACTTCCACCGACAGCTGCGTATGGAGCCGTTGCAAAGCTATCATTAAAAAGCAACGCTTGGCGCGATCAACAGTTCCAACGAATTTTACTGATATCGGGGAAAGCCTTCGATGTCGCAGAAGAGCTCCGTTGTACCGATGAGCAGCAGCTCCCGTCCCTCCCCAAATCTATCAGCCCAAAAAACACGCTGACTCGGAATCTACGTTCAGACGCAGGTTTCAACACGTGTTAGGCACCCCTCACAATAAAGAGCCTGCTTACGACGAAGCTGCTTATTGGCATACATCGCGGCATCGGCACCAGCAAGCAGCTCACCCAGAGGCTTCAGCTCCTTTGGCGAACAACGAACAGCGCCGATGCTTAAGGCGACAGGATAACGGCAGCGATCACTGTCATTGAACTCATCGACCAGTGTTTGCACACGAGCAGAGAGAATATCGACCGACTCCTTCACGTCGACAGCCAAGACTACAAACTCATCACCGCCGATCCTGGCAACAACATCGCTAACTCTAAACGCTGCTTTGAGCACCTGCGCGGCAGCTATGATCGCCAAGTCGCCCGCCTCATGGCCGTGGACATCATTGAGTTTTTTCAGGCCGTCGAGATCAATAAAAAATAGCGCGCAGGATTGATCATTACGGCGAGCTGAGCGCATTAGCTGGTCAGCCAAAAGAAAAAAACTACGGCGATTGTGCAAACCGGTCAATTCATCCGTCAGTGAGAGTCGACGCACATCATCTTCAACCTTTTGTCGCTGCAACATTTCGCTCATTAGCGTCCTGTTCGCCGTTTCCAGTGCACTGGTTCGCTCGACCACCCGCAATTCAAGGGCAGCATTCAGAGCAGCCAGTTCCGCCTGGGCATTCCCTCTCGACTTATCGATCTGATGGAGATGCCTCGCCGTTCTCAGGATTACCGCAACGAGCGTGGCGATGCTCAGCGTCGCCATCCACGCCAAGCTGAATCGGTTGTCGTAGTAGCCCAGCTTTTCTCCGGCTAGCAGGGCACCTCCGATGCTGAGAATTACCACAGGGATACTAGCCAGTAAGCTTCTCGCTACCTTGCCACCCGCTGTATCGCTTGTCAGCAACTCGACGAATCCCGAGCGTTCCTGGATAACCAGCAGTCCGGTATTGAACAGGATCAGCGCAATAGCCGTATGGATGGCCATAGAGCTATAGAGGCCGACCGAATAGAGCACGCTGACGCTGAACAAATAACCAGCAAGCGCCATCAGGCTTATGAATAGCGCCGACGACGCAAAAAATTGCGGCAGTAACGACCTGCCTTCAAGCAGCAGGCCAAAGCCAGAAAGCAGAAGGCACAGTGCTGTCGCAGGAGCCATACGTCCCGGAAAAGTAACGGGCTGGCTGTGTTGAAGCTCGAAAGGAAGTAGCAAATCAATCGCTAGATCAACCGACAGGGCATACTCAACGAGGGTCAATCCCCCAACAAGTATCACCAAGACAGCGCCAAGCCGCCTTATCAAGCTTCCGGCCTGGGACGTTCTGAACGTAGCGCACCACAGCCCCACTCCGAGGACAGTGAACATACTGGCGGTATTGACCATCATCGCAGTCCAGCCAGGAAGTACAGTTCTTAGCACAGGCACATCAAGCAGCCAGCCAGCCAACACACCTATGCCGACTACCATCACAGTGGAGGCGGCCAATCGGGCATAGGTTATGAACTGACGCAGCCTTTTTACCTGGCTGACTTCGAGCGCCACCCTCATCGTCGTCTCCGTTATGCGTTACTAAATGCCACTATTATGATGGCATGCTTTGAGTCCTGCCAATAAGAGGCTACCTCTGTACTGCGTCATGTTCATGCTGGCAACGATTTCGATCTGTCCATCGGTGAGATGGGGGGTGATAGTCGGAATATCGAGGTCAAGGTAATAAACCTTTCAATCACCTTTATCACATTGCCATTCTTATGCGTTCAAGCCGATCCAGCCATGGAAATTCGCGCTCGCTCTCACCATGTTGATGGCGTGGAGCTTGCCTAACCGAGCCTGCCTTTCAATCGCTACCTCACTGTATTGGTTTCCGGCTAATGTTCGAGTAACAGTCCAGAGGCTATGAGCTACAGTTGTATTGCCTCATCTCTTTGTTCCCCTTTGGTTGAGAGCTGGGCTTTGGGTGCCGACGTTAGGCACCTTTTTAATTTTCATCTGCTGAGCTTCATCCGCAGACGAGGTTAGCCGCGAACCAGGTATCGACCAGCAACGCTCAGTCGCGATTGGAGAATGGATCATGTATTTGAGAAGGACTCTACGCCGGGCGATATCGATTGGAGTGTTGGTTGGGCTTACCCACCTGAATGCCAGCGCCGCGACGACGGTCACCTTGAAGCATGTCCACGGACTCGCTTTCAGCCAGGATGGGCAACAGCTGTCCATCCCCAGTCATGATGGGCTGGCCCTATATTGGAGCAAAGTTCCTGGACCTGAACACGACTACATGGGCTTTTAGTCGTCAGGCGATCTATAACAGTGGTCATCTGGCCAGTGAGTCAACTGTGCCTCAGCACTCACATTCAGGAGTAAAACCTTGTCTCACACGCCTCTATCCGCACCGTATGCATGAGGAACCCATTCAGGGCCGGCCCTCCAGCAAGCTGAACAGCTCCACGTATTGCCGGGTGAGCTTGTGTTGCGGTTCCAGATAGATCAACGGCCTGCTGGCTTGATGTGACTCACGCATTTTCACGGAGCTCATCAGGTACGCAGACAGTACCGGCATTTTCTCGGCAATCAACTCGTCGAGCAGTCGTTGCGGCAATGCGTTGCGAGCCTGGTATTGGTTAACGACGATGCCTTCAACCTCCAACCTGTCGTTATGATCACTTTTGATCTCCTCGACTTCTCTGAGCACACCGTAAATCGCTTGGCGAGAAAAGCTGTCGCAATCAAAAGGGATCAAACAGCGGTCAGCGGCAATCAGCGCCGAAACGCTGTAAAAGTTCAGCCCCGGCGGAGTATCCATATAGATCCGCTCATAATCTCCATCAAGCCTGTCGAGCAGCTTGCTTAGCTTCTGAATTTTGTAGCGCGTCTCCAGTTTGGATTGCAGATCACTCAACTCCGACGAGGCGGCGATTAAATGCAGGTTGTCGAAGGGTGTTTCATGGATATGGGCTTGTGCTTTCTTTGACGCGGGGTCTGGGAACAGTGTCTGCTTGAAGAAGTCAGCGATCCCAAGGGGAACATCCTCACCACCCAAGCCTGTCAAATAATGAGTGGAGTTTGCTTGAGCATCCAAATCTATCAGTAATGTCCTGTAACCCTCGAAGGCGCTGATGGCCGCAAGGTTACAGGCGATGCTGGATTTGCCGACGCCACCTTTTTGATTGAACACAACGCGTCTCATGAAATGTCCCAAAATTTATCGTATGTGGACATGCCTCTTCCCCTGAGTTTTACAGGCCGGCATGATCAGGCCTTTGAATCCTCTCGCCAGCTTATCGTATCTGGACATGGCAATCGCGCAACAGCATCTCCGGCTGCATTCAATAGCAGGCACAGGATGGTGCTAAAGCTTTTGTTCGTGAGCAATCGAAGTCCTCTGTTTACCGGGCACTCGAAGCTGCTCTGCAGAAGGCGGGCAAGGGATGTATCACTAGACAACGAGAGGTAACAGCAGAGCCCCTAATGATCATGCTCGATATCGGGCAATCTCAGGCACCCACTTCTGTGAGGTCACTGTCGGGGATTGGTGTTTACACATCAGGCCATGAAGAACGCCGAACCTTAAACCTGGTTCGGAGGGAGTCATATGCGAGATACCAAATACCTTGAACGCCGCCAGCATGACCACCAGGCCTCCGGGCAAGGCGCTCAGGCGATGGGTTGGCAAGCCCGCTAATTTGAGTTGTTTGACATGCCCCACTTCCAGCAGACGCAACGACAAGCGCAACAGACCGCCGTAGGTAATACCGCTTTGGCCATAGTCGTTCAATCCGTTGGCCTTGAGCACTTTGGCTAGCACCCTTGCGGTACCTGAAGAGCCGATAGTCTGCTGCCAACCCAGTACGCGATAACGACGCGCAACTTTTTCAAACTGTAGAGTGGCCACTCGCTCAGCCTCAAGAAGCGCCTGAGCCGTGATACCGCCTCCCTGAAAGTAACGAACACCAAAGGTACCGCTGCCAATGGCAATACTCTCGGTCAACAGGGGGTGAACACCCTGCCCCAGAATCAATTCAGTCGAGCCACCGCCAATGTCCACTACCAGTCGCTTACTCTCTGTTCCCGGTATCGTGTGGGCAACACCGGCGTACACCAGTTGGGCCTCTTCATGCCCAGAGATGACATCAATACGAAAACCTAAATGTCGCTCCGCACTGGAGAGAAAAAGTTGAGCATTATCAGCTTCACGGACGGCACTGGTCGCCACCGCACGTACACGACCGGCCTCAAAGCCGCGTAACTTTTTACCAAATCGCGCGAGTGCCTGCCATCCCCGATCCAGCGCCAATTCGTTCAGCGCCCCGCCCTGAAATCCCTCCGCTAGACGGACGGGCTCACGCAAGGTTTTCACTTCCTGGATAACGATCTGCTGGTTCCGTTTGACCGATTGGCCAATCATCAGGCGAAACGCATTGGAACCCAGGTCAATGGCCGCAAACAGGGAGGCGTCTCCTTTCATACGGGTATTCCTCGCACATTCATCAGCCAGCAGGCGGAGCACTGCTGGGCACTCAAGACGGTTTGCGAGGATCTTGCCATCGGTTCAATGACGCCAAGATGACACCGACTATCCATTTTCAATGCAACAGACACCAGTGCAACCTATCTGGACGACCTGGGCGTTCCGGCACACCCGCTCTGACGCTGCTAGGCTTGCCTTTCCCCCTAAGGAAATGTTGCCATGCCAGCTGACTCTCAACTGCCTGACGTTCTCGAAAAGCTCCACGAAAACCAGCTCGCGCTGGCCGACGCCATTGAGTCGATAGGGATGTGGATCGATCAGAGAGGATCTACTGACGTTTCCAGTCATGTTCTTGGAGCTATCGCTACACTCGACTTGAACGCCGAGTCCGTCAGAAAGGGAATTGAGTCACTGAGAAAAACCGTCAGATGAAACCCGTCAACCGGTTACCTACACGGCTTCCGAGTCGGTATTCATATCTCGAAATGGTACGAGCATTTTTGCCCAGGCTCGTGATTGACCTGAACCACCTCATAAAGGGATTTCAGTGATGCTGATCAGAATCGAGGAGGCGAACACACCCGAAGGCTGGGTTGTTGTCTGGATGAGTGCGTGGTGCGTCAAATTTCGCAGCTATGCAGAAGCCGAAGCGTTCGTGAAAAGACTGGAAGATCGTGTAAACGCACCGCATCCCTTGCCTATCAGCATTAACAGATCTGTAGCAGAGCCGTCTTAAGGAATGATCTCTGCGCCCCAACAAATGCGTCATCATTTTGTAACCAGTCGACAGCAATACTCACCCTACACAACGCGGGCTCTTTTTTTTTGCTGCCATCTAAGGCAGCTTTTTTTTGCCTGATAGTTTTGGCAGCAGCTGCGCCAGACCTACCAATTGAGTCTCGGCTTTTTCGAGGGCGGTGGTCGCAGAAGACAACCAGGCCTGCTCCAGCGGTCGCAAGTCGGTTTCGACCAGCGCCTTTTGACACCACTGATAGTGGTCATGCCAAGCGCCCAATGCTGATTGCAGCCCCTTTAGCGATTTTGCAGCATCCCTCGACAAGGGAGATAACTCGGGGAACGCTTCGGTCAGATAACGGGTTCGTCTGACCAGTATTCTCAATTCGTGCCGATCAAATTTAACGTCATCTACGGCAGCATGTAATCGATCAATCTGTTTTCGCAGGGTTTTCTTAATTTGAGGCTGAATATGCTTCAGCCCGCCATTGACCTCAACCTGACGAAAGCTCGACGGCCAAACATCCAGTTGAAGCAGCAGATTCTTGATGGACGAGCCTCTAACAATTTCGTCGTAGCTTGAACCTAATCGAGACTCGGCCCGTTGGCCGACCAACTGAAATCTCAGTATCTCGACGCGATTCAACACCAGGTTGCTTCAGCTCAAGAAGGGTGAAATCACAGAACCCCAGCGTTGTTGGAAGGCCTGCTTCGCTTTAGAGAATTGCCATTAATTTGATATCGCCCGCTTGACTTATTTCTGTCACACAACCCCCGTAGCTTTCCCTCGCTAACACGCTAGAGGGTGATTTTATGAACGCAGAGTGCCGGAAGAAAATTCGACGTTTAACTGCGAACACAGACTCACGGAAGAGAATGATCCGCGCGCCATGGAGGAATCAAATGCCGGTGATGCAAACGGCTGAGTACAGAGCCGCGCTATTGCAACGATACCCAGTAGGACTGATAGACGATGTTGAACTCGAAGCATTGCTGAACAGCTGGCCCCGTCACGCCAATGTGCACCGAAATATTGCGTAGACCTATTGCCAATCCGTTGCGCAGCGGTCGGACTATGCTTGTTGCGACGGCGGCCCACACCATGCGTGCTGATCTATCAAGGCAATGGATATGCGCAAAAAATTTCAGTCATGGTTCGTCCCTCCCCTAAAACTTTTTACCGTCCTGTGGTTGATGGGAAAAGGCGCCTTTTTCGGGCTCTCACTCTGCTGACAGGCAGAGAGCATCAGCATTGCGAGAACACAAAACGTCGATAGTGAAATGTCGATGAACCTGCTCATGGCTTGCCTCCGACATCAACTGCATCAGGCTGCCTACTCTTTACCTGTCTCGCCAGGCAGAAGAATCTCTCCATCATCCTGACGGTTTCATATCGCCTTGGCGTGCCTGGGTAAGGCAATAGAAATCACGGCGGCCAATAGGACAAAAGCGCTGGAAACCCATAAGCAAGCGACCAGCCCATAGGCTTGGAACACCCACCCTGACAATACAGTCCCGATCAATCGACCCATGGCGTTGGACATGTAATAGAACCCCACATCCAGAGACACGCCGTCCTCTTTGGCGTAAGACACAATCAGGTAGCTGTGCAGTGACGAGTTCACGGCGAACAACACTCCAAACAACATCAGTCCACCCAACAAGACGACCTGAGCCGACAGATCAGCGCTCAAACCGATGGCGATAGCGGCGGGCAGAACGGCCAAGGACAGCGCCCAGACAAAGGCTGCGCGACCATCGGGGACTTCTCCATGGCTCTTGCCGGTGATCGAGGGCGCTAAAGACTGCACGATGCCGTAGCCAATCACCCAGGCTGCGAGAAAACCGCCGACCTGCCAAAAGTCCCATCCAAACGCAGTGCTCAGGTACACCGGCAAGGCCACCACGAACCAGACATCGCGAGCCCCGAAGAGAAACATGCGCGCCGCAGAAAGGATGTTGATTGCCCGGCTCTTGGAGAGAATGTCGCGAAACTTGGGTTTGGCCTTTGCCTTGCCCAAGTCCTTCTTGAGCAGAAACAGACTGCCTGTCCAGATCACGCCCAGCATCGCCGCCATGGCCACCACCGCACTCTTGAAACCCAACAACGCGAGCAGCGCTCCCCCGAGGAAAAAGCCCACTCCCTTGAGTGCATTCTTGGAGCCGGTGAGGATGGCCACCCATTTGTACAGCGTGCCTTGTTGACCATCGGGCACCAACAGCTTGATCGAACTCTTGGCGCTCATCTTGTTGAGGTCTTTGGCGATGCCTGACAGCGCTTGAGCCCCCATCACCCAGGGAATGGTCAGCCATCCCGATGGCACCGCCAGCATCAACAAGGCAATGACCTGTAACGCCAGGCCGACATTCATGGTTCGGTTCAATCCCAACCAAGCGCCAAGGTATCCTCCCAGCAGGTTGGTGACGACACCGAAGATTTCGTAGAACAGGAAAAGAAACGCGATCTGCAAAGGCGAGTAGCCCAACGCATGGAAGTGCAGCACCACCAACATGCGCAGTGCGCCGTCCGTGAGGGTAAAGGCCCAGTAGTTACCGGTCACCAGCAGGTACTGGCGCACGTCCTGGGAAAGGGCTGACAACGCCTTCATGATGACTTCCTACCCCTGCTCGCCGGCAAGACCGACCAGCTTGGCCAGTTCGACGGTACGGTTGGCGTAACCCCATTCGTTGTCGTACCAGGCGTAGAGCTTCACTTGAGTGCCATTGATGACCATGGTCGACAACGCATCGATGATTGAGGAACGCGGATCCGTGCGGTAGTCGATGGACACCAGGGGACGTTCCTCGTAACCGAGGATGTCTTTGAGCTCGTTTTCGGAAGCGTCTTTCAGTAACTGGTTCACTTCCTCCGCAGTGGTGGCACGCTCGACTTCAAAGACGCAATCGGTCAACGAAGCATTGGCCAGCGGTACACGCACGGCGTGGCCATTCAATCGGCCACGAAGCTCTGGGAAGATTTCCGCAATGGCGGTGGCTGAACCGGTGCTGGTGGGGATCAAGCTCATGCCCGAAGCACGAGCCCGGCGCAGGTCTTTGTGCGGTTGATCCAGAATGCTTTGGGTGTTGGTCAAATCGTGGATGGTGGTGATCGATCCATGGCGAATGCCGAGCTTTTCGTGGATCACCTTAACCACTGGAGCAATGCAGTTAGTGGTGCAGGATGCCGCCGTCACGATGCGATGCTCTGCGGGTTTGAACAGCTGATGGTTCACCCCCATGACGATGTTCAGGGCACCTTTTTCTTTGACCGGAGCACTGACCACCACGCGCTTCACACCTTGATCCAGATAAGCCTGGAGCACCGCGACAGTCTTCATCTTGCCACTGGCTTCGATCACCAGATCGCAACCCGACCAGTCGGTTTCGGCGATGGTTTTATGGGCGCTGATCTTAATGCGCTTGCCACCGATCA
It encodes:
- a CDS encoding ParA family protein — protein: MRRVVFNQKGGVGKSSIACNLAAISAFEGYRTLLIDLDAQANSTHYLTGLGGEDVPLGIADFFKQTLFPDPASKKAQAHIHETPFDNLHLIAASSELSDLQSKLETRYKIQKLSKLLDRLDGDYERIYMDTPPGLNFYSVSALIAADRCLIPFDCDSFSRQAIYGVLREVEEIKSDHNDRLEVEGIVVNQYQARNALPQRLLDELIAEKMPVLSAYLMSSVKMRESHQASRPLIYLEPQHKLTRQYVELFSLLEGRP
- a CDS encoding Ppx/GppA phosphatase family protein; the encoded protein is MKGDASLFAAIDLGSNAFRLMIGQSVKRNQQIVIQEVKTLREPVRLAEGFQGGALNELALDRGWQALARFGKKLRGFEAGRVRAVATSAVREADNAQLFLSSAERHLGFRIDVISGHEEAQLVYAGVAHTIPGTESKRLVVDIGGGSTELILGQGVHPLLTESIAIGSGTFGVRYFQGGGITAQALLEAERVATLQFEKVARRYRVLGWQQTIGSSGTARVLAKVLKANGLNDYGQSGITYGGLLRLSLRLLEVGHVKQLKLAGLPTHRLSALPGGLVVMLAAFKVFGISHMTPSEPGLRFGVLHGLMCKHQSPTVTSQKWVPEIARYRA
- a CDS encoding CHAD domain-containing protein, yielding MLNRVEILRFQLVGQRAESRLGSSYDEIVRGSSIKNLLLQLDVWPSSFRQVEVNGGLKHIQPQIKKTLRKQIDRLHAAVDDVKFDRHELRILVRRTRYLTEAFPELSPLSRDAAKSLKGLQSALGAWHDHYQWCQKALVETDLRPLEQAWLSSATTALEKAETQLVGLAQLLPKLSGKKKLP
- the arsJ gene encoding organoarsenical effux MFS transporter ArsJ, which gives rise to MKALSALSQDVRQYLLVTGNYWAFTLTDGALRMLVVLHFHALGYSPLQIAFLFLFYEIFGVVTNLLGGYLGAWLGLNRTMNVGLALQVIALLMLAVPSGWLTIPWVMGAQALSGIAKDLNKMSAKSSIKLLVPDGQQGTLYKWVAILTGSKNALKGVGFFLGGALLALLGFKSAVVAMAAMLGVIWTGSLFLLKKDLGKAKAKPKFRDILSKSRAINILSAARMFLFGARDVWFVVALPVYLSTAFGWDFWQVGGFLAAWVIGYGIVQSLAPSITGKSHGEVPDGRAAFVWALSLAVLPAAIAIGLSADLSAQVVLLGGLMLFGVLFAVNSSLHSYLIVSYAKEDGVSLDVGFYYMSNAMGRLIGTVLSGWVFQAYGLVACLWVSSAFVLLAAVISIALPRHAKAI
- a CDS encoding ArsJ-associated glyceraldehyde-3-phosphate dehydrogenase, with product MTIKVGINGFGRIGRLALRAAWDWPEFEFVQVNDPAGDAVTHAHLLNFDSVHGRWQQEASAEGDNVVIGGKRIKISAHKTIAETDWSGCDLVIEASGKMKTVAVLQAYLDQGVKRVVVSAPVKEKGALNIVMGVNHQLFKPAEHRIVTAASCTTNCIAPVVKVIHEKLGIRHGSITTIHDLTNTQSILDQPHKDLRRARASGMSLIPTSTGSATAIAEIFPELRGRLNGHAVRVPLANASLTDCVFEVERATTAEEVNQLLKDASENELKDILGYEERPLVSIDYRTDPRSSIIDALSTMVINGTQVKLYAWYDNEWGYANRTVELAKLVGLAGEQG